The genomic stretch GGTCAGAAAAAGTAGCCCGACGCATTTGATAAATTAAGATCGTAGAAAGTTAGAGATTTTAAAAACTACTGAAAAAATAAGCTGTCACCAACATTATAAACCATTTGCTACACAATGCATTCACAGAACTTACATAACTTACCTGGCTGGCGCTGGGCCACGATCACGAAGGTGGCTCTCGATCGGCTGAGCAGGTCACTGCACTCTGACGTCTGTGACTCCGATGGATGCAGCGATGCTGTAGTCCACAGCAGAATTTCTGGTAGAGGGAACCGGCGTTTTCGCGCTGTTCCCAATTCAAGTAAGTAACGCACAGTTCAAATATTGTGTAAAGTGTAAAGTATTGTACTGTGTAAAGTAGTGTACTGTGCCACTTCAAATAAGTCACGCACAATTGAATTACTGTATAAGGTGTACTGTGTAAAGTAGTGTACTTTGTAAAGTAATGTACTGTGTCAAATAGTGTACTGTGTCATTTTTGTTTTTCCAATTCAATATCAATGAAATATAGATATACTGATTTTGGTGGTGTCGAATGACAACCTGGTTACAATACTTTCAAACTATGACTTATTTATAGACTTACTGATTTTGGTGGTGTCGAATGACACCTGGTTTGTGATCATGCGCATCTAATACACGCTTAGGATCGCTCTCCACGAATACGACGGGCGAGCTGCATATCCTTGGGCATGATAGTGACACGGCGTGCGTGGATGGCGCACAAGTTGGTATCTTCAAAGAGACCAACAAGGAAAGCTTCACTTGCTTCCTGTAAAGCCATCACGGCGGATGACTGAAAGCGAAGGTCAGCTTTGAAATCCTGTGCAATTTCGCGAACAAGACGTTGGAAGGGTGCCTTCTTGATGAGAAGGTCCGTTGTCTTTTGGTATCTACGGATTTCGCGAAGTGCAACAGTTCCGGGGCGGAAGCGATGTGCCTTTTTGACACCTTCCGTGGATGGAGTTGCTTTGCGAGAAGCCTTGGAGGCCAGCTGCTTGCGCGGAGCTTTGCCCCCGGTGGACTTGCGAGCAGTTTGCTTGGTACGAGCCATGGTGATAGGTATTTATGTACTTGGAGTACTATCAATGTAATTGAATTGAACTACTGAAATTAACATCTTAAAAAAGAACTCCAATAAATTTGGTTGGTTTATTTGTACGAGGTTG from Pseudomonadales bacterium encodes the following:
- a CDS encoding histone H3; this encodes MARTKQTARKSTGGKAPRKQLASKASRKATPSTEGVKKAHRFRPGTVALREIRRYQKTTDLLIKKAPFQRLVREIAQDFKADLRFQSSAVMALQEASEAFLVGLFEDTNLCAIHARRVTIMPKDMQLARRIRGERS